TTTGCCGATGCCGCCACCCAATGGCTACAGTCGCAGTACGGCGATAGAATTGTCCGCTCTGAGTTACACTTGGACGAAGCTACTCCACACATTCACGCCTATCTGGTGCCACTGGATGAGCGAGGGAAATTGAATTGTCGGGCGCTGTTTGGTGGCAGTAGGAAAAAACTATCAGAACTTCAGGATAGCTTTGCTCGCGCTGTGCAACATTTGGGCATAGAGCGAGGAATCAAAGGTAGTCAAGCTACTCACACCGAAGTCAAGGATTACTACGCTGATATTCACCGTGACTCGCTCAATATCAATCTAGAACAGCTACCAAAGCCACTTCTGAGTGAAAGCGCTGCTAGTTATCGAGAGCGCGTGCAGAAGACTTTGCAGCCACTCTTTGAGATTATCAATCACCAACTCAGCGATCGCCAACGGCTACTCAAACAAAAAGAGGAGCTAAAGCAGACAACTCTCTCCAGTGAGAAGGAAAGGCAGAAGTTAGAGCAGCGCCTTCACCAACAAGACGCATTAATGCACAACTGGAAGGAATTAGCGAACCAGTTGCGAGATTTGCCCCTGGAGGATGTCGCCTACGAATTGGGACTTGACCCAGATACTAAAGGTAAAAATAGATGGAAAGGTCAGGGTCACATCATTCATATCACCGACTCTAAATTCTACGACTTCTCAGGCGAGCAACGGGGCGGAGGGGGTGCAATTGATTTAGTGATGCACGTCAGACAGTGTGAGTTTAAGCAGGCTATTGCTTGGTTGAGCGATCGCTTTGGGTCTTCAGGTATGCTTCGAGCTGTGACTCACCAGGCAAGGAGTCAGGCACTACAGATTAGCAAAGATGAGCCAGCTCCCAAGTTTGTGCCGCCAGTGCCAGATGAAAGTCAATGGCTTTCTGTACAACACTACCTGACCCATGAGCGCCAACTGCCCTCTGACTGGGTAAAGGCTCTACACCAGCAGAAATTGGTCTATGCTGACTCTAAGCAAAATGCAGTATTCCTTCAGCGCTCTCTAGATGGGGAAACCACAGGAGCGTTCTTGAGGGGAACAGTAGGTAAACATAACACCTTCCTTGGGTTAGCTCCTGGTAGCAAGCGTTCTGCCGGTTGGTTTTATGTGAGATACGGCAGAAGTGAAACTGATTTAATTGAGAGGGTAGTGCTACTCAAGTCTCCCATCGATGCCATCTCATTCCTTAAATTAGATTATCCACCCAAGACTAAAACACTCTATTTGACTGCTGACAGCGCTCGGAGCTTACCTCTAGACTTTCTCAAAAAGATACCCACCCTCATCGCCGCATACGACAATGACTCAGCAGGAGACGAGATAGCAAGACAAATCAAACAGCTTCTGCCCCAAGCGACCAGAGTCAGACCGAAGGCGAAAGATTGGAACGAGGAACTGAAGCAACAGCAACAGCAACAACCAAAACAGCAGTGGCAGGAACAAGAGCGCTAGTAGCGTTGCTTTCTGTAAGGTTTTACTCAACTCTAATAGCATTTCTTAATTTAAGAGTTGTGATATATATCACTAGCAGGAAATGATTACAATCATGGGGATTTATTCATTTAATCACAGCTCTTGATACGGCTTTTAATATAGATTTCTACCTCTTATTTTACCTGAAGAAGAATTTTACTTTTATTTTTATTTGTCAAGGGATTGAGTCACTTTAGTGGCTAATCTACATCATAAGTTTTTAAAGTTTTACGGATTCTTTACGAATCTATGTTGTTGCTTTGCAATATTTTTATCTAGCAAACAAATAATAAATATTAGATGCCTCAAAAAACAAAAACAATTATCTGACAAGCAGGAAGTTTAGTAAAGCTCAGTATTTGAGAAGTAAACCTTATGATTCAACCAACAGAACTATTTCCTCAAAACTCAGAATCTTCCCTTCTTGAAACCCCAGAAAAAATCCCACTCGCTAAATCAACTCGCTGGCATTATAAACATTACTCTTGCGCCGCATACCAACTTCCCAACGGAGAGTTGGTGATGAGCGATCGCCAAGCATCAAGACCAGTTAAACAGTCCAAGAGAGATGTTAAAGAATTCATGGAATCACACAGTTTAGAAAGTATCCTTGTACAAATTCCTAACCGAAAAGTTATTTCGGCTTACTCATTAAGTACTGTTGCTATCTACTGGAGATATCTTTTAGATTCTCGTTTGATCTCAGAACAGCTAGCAGACCAATATGAATGGAAAGATATTATCGAATCTTTACAACATCCAGGTGAGGCAACTCTTTTATCAACAAGTCAAGAAGAGCAAGAAACTGAATTTACTGTCACGCCAGCTAATCCTATCGTTTTAGAATTACAAAGGAAACTACTATTGGAAGTTCTGATTTTACCCAAGAGAGAATATCGAATCAGTCCGGAATCTGGTCTGGGAGTAATTGGAGTTTTGGAGAATTGGTTGCAAGAACTCCCTAACTCTCCTAGGAAATTAAAAACTTTGCTGCAAAGAGGCTTTTCTGGAGAGTCAAAACTCTGCCAAGTCAACACGACAAAAGAGTCAAAAATTGTAGAAAGTCTCAGCCTTAACGATTGGCTAACTATTTGGGAGGTCTTTGCCTTTCGTGGTAACAGCAAAGCTGCCGCTGTTCTCAAGGCTTGTGCTAAACAAAACATTCCTCTACGAGTTGAGGCTGCGCTCAAACCCTACTCAATACAAGAGCGCTTTCTCTACTCAAAAACTTTAGCTTGACATTCTCTCCTCCTTTCCCCCTAATTGTTACAGTAGTTTTCGCTTGGGTAAGCCACACTCCTCTGGATGGCAAGGTTGGTAAGAGCGATACACATAGGATGAGAGGAGAGGTACACTCGATAGATTGGCAGCGATTGCGCGTTAGCGTTTGTGTAGCATGGTGCGCTAGCAGCTCTCGCGAAACGAAGTCTAGCGCACCAGCTCTCGCTGAGCTGCCTATCGTTTAGGAATCAGTAAACCAATTTTCTAGCTGAATATCTTGGAAATCAGCGTAGTCTGCCTGATTGTTCGTCACCAGAATCAGATTGTTAACAACCGCGATCGCCGCAATCTGTCCGTCAACATAAGATCTCGAAACCATGAAAGCAGAAACCTTTGGTGGATGAGAGCGATTAATTTTCCAGATGGATAGGATAGGACGTATGATGATATACACCAGAAGTGAACTCGTATCGGCACCAAGGTAAAGGCTGTACCACAGTCATCATTCAAAAGCGGGACGTGTCTTTTAAGAAATTCCTTATAGAAAGTATTTTTGAGCCGGATATGGTAGTCATCCCAATGAAGCTATAGAAAATCATTAACCTTACCCCTTCTACGATGGAACTCTTTTTTGCAGAGGTTTTGCAATGCTTAGCAAGCACTGGAAATTTCAAGCAGCTATATTGACGATCTTAGGTGTGCTGTTTGCTATAACTTTACCTCTGTTAACCAATATCAAAGCACTTTCTCAAACTCCATCAGTTCCGTTACCTATTGCTCAATGCACTGATGTAGAGATTCAACAGCATATCGAGCAACTAGGCAATGGTGAGCCTTCTGCTTTTGAGGGGCTAGTATCGTGTAAATCGAAAGCTGTGCCTGCTCTCATCAAAGCTCTCAAAAATCAGGATAAAGACGCTCGTCTTATTATAATTTCTGTGCTGGGGCAAATTGGTTCACAAGCAGCACCAGCAATACCTTCTTTAACTGAATTCCTAAAGGATGAGAGTAGTGATGTTCGTATCATTACTGTTCAGACTTTAGGAAAAATAGGTAAAGACGCAGTTCCGGCTCTAATTACTGCTCTTAAAAGAGAAGATGGATATGCTAGTCCTGTTCCTTCTTCCGATGCCATAGATGTTC
Above is a window of Allocoleopsis franciscana PCC 7113 DNA encoding:
- the mobV gene encoding MobV family relaxase, with protein sequence MAFTVCRIQKIKSWGELGGSEQHTTRNRETPNADPFVSNIRLIGTANDPDLATLVQEKIGNQKIRKNAVLAVEFILSASAEYFRPDNPSQAGAYDPKRLNDFADAATQWLQSQYGDRIVRSELHLDEATPHIHAYLVPLDERGKLNCRALFGGSRKKLSELQDSFARAVQHLGIERGIKGSQATHTEVKDYYADIHRDSLNINLEQLPKPLLSESAASYRERVQKTLQPLFEIINHQLSDRQRLLKQKEELKQTTLSSEKERQKLEQRLHQQDALMHNWKELANQLRDLPLEDVAYELGLDPDTKGKNRWKGQGHIIHITDSKFYDFSGEQRGGGGAIDLVMHVRQCEFKQAIAWLSDRFGSSGMLRAVTHQARSQALQISKDEPAPKFVPPVPDESQWLSVQHYLTHERQLPSDWVKALHQQKLVYADSKQNAVFLQRSLDGETTGAFLRGTVGKHNTFLGLAPGSKRSAGWFYVRYGRSETDLIERVVLLKSPIDAISFLKLDYPPKTKTLYLTADSARSLPLDFLKKIPTLIAAYDNDSAGDEIARQIKQLLPQATRVRPKAKDWNEELKQQQQQQPKQQWQEQER